The following coding sequences lie in one Phalacrocorax aristotelis chromosome 2, bGulAri2.1, whole genome shotgun sequence genomic window:
- the NR4A3 gene encoding nuclear receptor subfamily 4 group A member 3 isoform X2 codes for MPCVQAQYSPSPPGSNYAAQTYAYGSEYSSEIMNPDYAKLTMDLSSTEITATATTSLPSFSTFMEGYSGSYELKPSCLYQMQSASSSQRPLIKMEDTRLSPYQPSLPPSTDEGMPSTSMYFKQSPPSTPTTPGFPSHQSLWDDPPLQPTQTCLPPGHLMDAAPMKTVPPRFPLFHFKHSPPHTPAAATHMCYDPASLSLPLGSDRPAASQASMDSHSYGLHLAKRPATLAFSPLGLNAATSSLMGESSGGSGSSGLPSPPSRSSSSGEGTCAVCGDNAACQHYGVRTCEGCKGFFKRTVQKNAKYVCLANKNCPVDKRRRNRCQYCRFQKCLSVGMVKEVVRTDSLKGRRGRLPSKPKSPLQQEPSQPSPPSPPISMMNALVRALTDSTPRELDYSRV; via the exons ATGCCCTGTGTGCAAGCGCAGTATAGTCCTTCACCACCTGGTTCAAATTATGCAGCTCAGACCTACGCGTATGGCTCGGAGTACAGCTCGGAGATCATGAACCCTGACTATGCCAAGCTGACCATGGACCTGAGCAGTACCGAAATCACTGCCACTGCCAccacctcccttcccagcttcagCACCTTTATGGAGGGTTACTCTGGCAGCTACGAGCTCAAGCCTTCCTGCCTCTACCAAATGCAATCTGCCTCCTCCAGCCAGAGGCCCCTCATAAAGATGGAAGACACCCGTCTCTCCCCATACCAGCCCTCACTGCCACCCTCCACGGATGAGGGGATGCCCAGCACTTCCATGTACTTCAAGCAATCTCCGCCCTCCACGCCCACCACGCCCGGCTTCCCCTCTCACCAGAGCCTGTGGGACGATCCCCCACTGCAGCCCACGCAGACCTGCCTGCCGCCCGGCCACCTGATGGACGCTGCCCCCATGAAGACCGTGCCTCCACGCTTCCCCCTCTTCCACTTCAAGCACTCGCCCCCCCACACGCCAGCTGCGGCCACCCACATGTGCTACGACCCTGCCTCCCTGAGCCTGCCCCTGGGCTCCGACAGACCCGCCGCCAGCCAGGCATCCATGGACAGCCATTCCTACGGGCTTCACCTGGCCAAAAGACCAGCCACCTTAGCCTTCTCACCGCTCGGCCTCAATGCAGCCACCTCCAGCCTGATGGGTGAGAGCAGtggcggcagcggcagcagcggccTCCCATCTCCGCCCAGCAGGAGCTCCTCATCCGGGGAAGGCACCTGTGCCGTCTGTGGCGATAATGCCGCCTGCCAGCACTACGGTGTACGGACGTGTGAGGGCTGCAAGGGCTTTTTCAAG AGAACagttcagaaaaatgcaaaatatgtttGCCTGGCAAATAAAAACTGTCCAGTGGACAAGAGACGTCGTAACAGATGCCAATACTGCCGGTTTCAGAAGTGTCTCAGCGTCGGCATGGTTAAAGAAG tTGTCCGTACCGACAGCCTGAAAGGGAGAAGAGGTCGGCTGCCTTCCAAACCAAAGAGCCCCTTACAGCAAGAACCCTCTCAGCCCTCCCCGCCTTCTCCTCCCATTAGCATGATGAACGCCCTTGTACGAGCTTTAACCGACTCCACGCCCAGGGAGCTTGACTATTCAAGA gtCTGA